From Varibaculum massiliense, a single genomic window includes:
- a CDS encoding DegT/DnrJ/EryC1/StrS family aminotransferase: MPPSNFRPLQNLLAELTNTRAEDWFLFMRARHGMATVYQTLHQCFGQGTVTTQAYTCVTAVNPILVAGLKPEYGDIDPDSIALLPDTAPLHARTRALVWQNTFGILADAKAAVLRSRAHNTPAIFLEDSAHCVGSMVRDKQGEPLADISVHSFGVEKLLPTKFGGAIWINPCLRERSPQHQRFVEKLITTCAGVRTPQGREEKAMRRYFNQVRVLNHLPRALSAPLRKTLLKTDRFLAPIMPVEQQGKLDRIPALPSKWVAAQALAQLKNIEDTRRRRQQVQHLYQEKLTRQLHIPADISDSQALVRFPLFVNGTPSDNQAERLFSFLREKGYYPGRWYRPALFPGVTDYDLYNFDPEFSNLPNTKYLIESAINLPTQESVTRAQEIVSLVNHWVEEHC, translated from the coding sequence ATGCCCCCAAGCAACTTCCGACCCTTACAGAATCTTCTCGCGGAGCTCACTAATACTCGCGCCGAAGATTGGTTCTTGTTTATGCGCGCCCGCCACGGGATGGCAACCGTCTACCAAACCTTGCACCAATGCTTCGGACAAGGAACGGTAACCACCCAGGCCTACACCTGTGTAACTGCGGTTAACCCCATCCTGGTAGCCGGGCTAAAACCCGAATACGGCGATATTGACCCGGATTCCATCGCCTTACTCCCTGATACAGCGCCTCTCCATGCCCGGACGCGGGCACTGGTGTGGCAAAATACTTTCGGAATCCTCGCCGATGCTAAGGCCGCGGTGCTGCGTTCGCGGGCTCATAATACCCCCGCGATTTTTCTGGAAGACTCCGCGCACTGCGTCGGATCTATGGTGCGTGATAAGCAGGGGGAGCCGCTTGCGGATATCTCGGTCCACTCTTTCGGGGTGGAAAAGTTACTGCCCACCAAGTTCGGGGGTGCCATCTGGATTAATCCGTGTCTGAGGGAGCGCAGCCCGCAGCATCAACGCTTCGTTGAAAAGCTAATAACCACTTGCGCCGGGGTGCGTACTCCCCAGGGGCGCGAAGAAAAAGCTATGCGCCGCTACTTTAACCAAGTGCGGGTACTCAACCATTTACCGAGGGCGCTCTCGGCTCCCTTGCGGAAAACTCTCCTAAAGACCGATAGATTTTTAGCCCCGATTATGCCGGTTGAGCAGCAAGGAAAGTTGGATCGCATTCCCGCATTACCCTCAAAATGGGTGGCAGCGCAGGCGTTAGCGCAGTTGAAAAATATCGAAGATACCCGGCGGCGACGCCAACAAGTGCAACACCTCTATCAAGAAAAGCTTACGCGGCAGCTGCACATACCTGCAGATATCAGTGATTCCCAGGCTTTAGTGCGTTTCCCGTTATTTGTTAACGGCACGCCCTCGGATAATCAGGCGGAACGGCTATTTTCTTTCTTGAGGGAGAAGGGATATTACCCGGGGCGCTGGTATCGGCCGGCACTGTTCCCCGGGGTAACAGATTACGATCTGTACAATTTCGATCCTGAGTTTTCTAACTTGCCCAACACTAAGTACCTGATTGAGAGTGCCATTAACCTTCCTACCCAGGAAAGCGTTACACGAGCCCAAGAAATCGTCTCTTTGGTAAATCATTGGGTAGAGGAGCACTGCTAA
- the miaB gene encoding tRNA (N6-isopentenyl adenosine(37)-C2)-methylthiotransferase MiaB, whose product MTSNDKMPRTYHVRTLGCQMNEHDSERMAGLLEADGLVPVELVPDAAARATNAGDGGADVVVINTCSVREAAANRLFGNLGQLASVKRERPGMQIAVGGCLAQQMREKIIEKAPYVDAVFGTHNIDVLPALLRRSAHNRQAAVEIAESLKVFPSTLPTRRESAYSAWVSISVGCNNTCTFCIVPSLRGRERDRRPGEVLAEVEAVVAQGALEVTLLGQNVNSYGAGFGDRGAFAKLLRACGNIEDLERVRFTSPHPAAFSDDVIWAMAETENVMPTLHMPLQSGSDTILRAMRRSYRQKRFLGILDKVRQAMPEAAISTDIIVGFPGETEEDFQQTLEVVEQARFASAFTFLYSPRPGTPAADREDQIPHQVKLERYNRLIALQEKICLAENQKLEGSTVEVLVAEGEGRKDQETHRVSGRARDGRLVHVALPAGQKAPRPGDIVTAKVTYGAPHNLIADSALNGGMFSVRATRAGDAWEARQSKEEAYSQQVSLGIPAIRSRS is encoded by the coding sequence ATGACAAGCAACGATAAAATGCCCCGCACCTACCATGTGCGCACCCTGGGGTGCCAGATGAACGAGCATGACTCCGAACGCATGGCGGGTCTGCTAGAAGCTGACGGATTAGTGCCGGTAGAGCTAGTGCCGGATGCTGCTGCCCGCGCCACCAACGCTGGGGACGGGGGAGCAGACGTAGTAGTAATCAACACCTGTTCCGTGCGGGAAGCCGCAGCTAACCGCTTGTTTGGGAACCTGGGGCAACTGGCCAGTGTGAAGCGGGAGCGCCCCGGAATGCAGATTGCGGTCGGGGGTTGCTTAGCGCAGCAGATGCGCGAAAAAATTATTGAAAAAGCCCCTTACGTGGACGCGGTTTTCGGTACCCACAATATTGATGTTCTCCCCGCCTTGCTGCGCAGGTCCGCCCATAACCGGCAGGCAGCGGTAGAAATCGCAGAATCTTTAAAGGTGTTTCCCTCTACTTTGCCGACCCGCCGTGAATCTGCCTATTCCGCCTGGGTATCTATCTCGGTGGGCTGCAATAATACCTGTACCTTCTGTATTGTTCCTTCTTTGCGAGGTCGCGAGCGGGATCGGCGTCCGGGGGAGGTACTCGCGGAAGTAGAGGCGGTAGTGGCGCAGGGAGCTTTGGAAGTTACGTTGCTGGGGCAAAACGTGAACTCTTACGGTGCCGGATTTGGTGATCGCGGAGCCTTTGCGAAGCTGCTGCGTGCTTGTGGAAATATCGAGGATTTAGAGCGGGTGCGCTTCACTTCCCCGCATCCGGCAGCCTTTAGTGATGACGTGATTTGGGCGATGGCAGAAACCGAAAACGTAATGCCTACCCTGCATATGCCGCTGCAGTCGGGTTCCGATACGATTTTGCGGGCTATGCGCCGCTCCTATCGGCAAAAACGCTTCCTAGGGATATTAGATAAGGTACGTCAGGCGATGCCCGAGGCCGCGATTTCTACTGACATTATTGTGGGCTTTCCAGGAGAAACTGAGGAAGATTTCCAGCAAACCCTAGAGGTAGTGGAGCAGGCGCGTTTCGCTTCCGCCTTCACCTTCCTGTATTCTCCGCGTCCCGGCACCCCGGCAGCCGATCGGGAGGATCAGATTCCTCATCAGGTCAAGCTAGAGCGTTACAACCGTTTGATTGCCTTGCAAGAAAAAATTTGCCTGGCAGAAAACCAGAAGTTGGAAGGCAGCACCGTTGAAGTTTTAGTGGCTGAGGGCGAGGGGCGAAAAGACCAAGAAACTCACCGGGTATCTGGTCGGGCACGCGATGGACGCCTAGTCCACGTGGCGCTACCTGCCGGACAGAAAGCTCCACGACCGGGAGATATCGTAACCGCGAAGGTTACTTATGGCGCTCCCCATAATCTGATTGCGGATTCCGCCCTGAACGGGGGAATGTTCTCGGTGCGTGCTACTAGAGCCGGAGATGCCTGGGAAGCGCGCCAAAGTAAAGAAGAAGCATATTCCCAGCAGGTGTCTTTGGGGATTCCCGCTATTCGTTCTCGTAGTTAG
- the miaA gene encoding tRNA (adenosine(37)-N6)-dimethylallyltransferase MiaA → MVDSSKLPIVAVVGLTASGKSGFSLQLAEALGERGITCEIISADAFQLYRGMDIGTAKVSLEERGGIPHHMLDVLELEEKASVAAYQRSCRQVIEQIRARKALPILVGGSGLYVRAALDEIEFPGTDSAVRERITAQAAQLGEEKMHQRLAEVDPESAARILPSNVRRVIRALEVYELTGKKFSATMPRREYFQPTLQLGIKWPLTVLDERISERTAQMLAHGFIEEVAELKKQGLANTPTACRATGYQAVMDYLAGKITHEETAEQISLQTRQLARKQRKWFRKDPRIHWLDGEAGRFANLDRALTLLGIEQ, encoded by the coding sequence ATGGTGGATTCCTCAAAACTTCCTATCGTTGCGGTAGTAGGGCTGACTGCCAGCGGAAAATCTGGTTTTTCCCTGCAGCTAGCCGAAGCTTTGGGGGAGCGCGGAATCACCTGCGAGATTATTTCTGCTGATGCCTTCCAGCTTTACCGGGGAATGGATATTGGAACTGCGAAAGTTTCCTTAGAGGAACGCGGAGGAATTCCGCACCACATGCTAGATGTTTTGGAGCTTGAGGAAAAAGCCTCAGTAGCCGCCTATCAGCGCAGTTGCCGCCAAGTGATTGAGCAGATCCGCGCGCGCAAAGCCCTCCCGATACTGGTGGGAGGGAGCGGACTCTATGTGCGCGCCGCCCTGGATGAAATCGAGTTCCCCGGAACTGATAGCGCCGTCAGGGAGCGGATTACCGCCCAGGCGGCGCAGCTGGGGGAAGAAAAAATGCATCAGCGTCTTGCCGAAGTTGATCCAGAGTCTGCAGCAAGAATTTTGCCCAGCAACGTACGCCGAGTTATCCGCGCTCTGGAAGTCTATGAGCTAACCGGCAAGAAATTTTCCGCCACCATGCCGCGGCGGGAATACTTTCAGCCGACTTTGCAATTGGGAATCAAGTGGCCGCTAACAGTTCTCGATGAACGCATTAGCGAGCGCACCGCCCAAATGTTGGCACACGGATTTATCGAAGAAGTTGCGGAGCTAAAAAAACAGGGACTCGCGAATACCCCCACGGCATGCCGCGCCACCGGCTACCAGGCAGTCATGGATTATCTCGCCGGAAAGATAACCCACGAAGAAACCGCCGAACAAATCTCCCTGCAAACCCGGCAGCTTGCCCGCAAACAGCGCAAATGGTTCCGTAAAGACCCCAGAATCCATTGGCTAGACGGCGAAGCTGGCAGATTCGCCAACCTGGATCGAGCCCTAACCCTCCTTGGAATCGAACAGTAG